Part of the Sulfurimonas denitrificans DSM 1251 genome is shown below.
GTAAGGTTAGTAAAATAAATTTTTCAAATATTCCCAGAGATAAAATTTATTATAAAATTATCACATTTTTATAACTAATTTAAGCTTTTTATAGGTAGTATTCTTGCAATAAGAGTTCTTGGGCACGTTTGAAATAAGAACTTTTTTTAAAAGATGGGCTATAACAAAATCTTAAAATTTGCCTATAAATTAGGTTGTAAGGAGAGTATATGCAATTAGGCTTCCTAGTTGATTTGCATCTGTGTATGGGATGTAAAGGGTGTGAAATCGCATGTAAAGTGGAGAATGAAGTTCCACTAAGTACATGGAGACTTCGTGTTAAATATGTAGATGTTGGAACTTTTCCTGAAACAAAAAGAACATTTACGCCATTGAGATGTAATCATTGTGAAAATGCTCCATGTGAGAGAATTTGTCCTGTTAGTGCACTTCACTATTTAGAAAATGGTATTGTAAATATTGATAAAGAGCGCTGTATCGGCTGTTCTGGCTGTGTTATGGCATGTCCTTATGGAGCTATATATATAGACCCTCAAACACAAACTGCTGATAAATGTACATATTGTGCTCACCGTGTTGCTTCAAGTATGATGCCTGCATGTGTTGTTGCTTGTCCTGTTCAAGCAAATATTTTCGGAGATTTAGAAGATCCTACTTCAAATATTTCAAAATATATTCAGCTTCACCAAGGCGGAGTTCAGGTGCGTAAACCTGAAAAAGGGACGAATCCTCATCACTATTATGTTAATGCTGGTAATGTCTCTCTTAATCCTCTTGCATCACATAGAGTTGATGGACATTCACTATTTAACAAGATTACAACACTTCCAGTGGGAGGACATCACTAATGGCACATGAAATTTTAGCAGCAACAAATGCTGTAGTTACTCTAGATGTAGCGTTACCTGGTATCGTTTGGCCATGGCTTGTTACTGTAAATATGTGGGCAAAGAGCATTGGTACAGGTCTTATTTTTATGCTCTTTATGCTTCTTAGAATGCACCCAGAGTCAGCTAAAAACTTAAGGTTTTCAACTACTGTGGTAGCTTTTGTGTTTATTAACATATTCTTGCTTTTCACACTGGCA
Proteins encoded:
- a CDS encoding 4Fe-4S dicluster domain-containing protein, encoding MQLGFLVDLHLCMGCKGCEIACKVENEVPLSTWRLRVKYVDVGTFPETKRTFTPLRCNHCENAPCERICPVSALHYLENGIVNIDKERCIGCSGCVMACPYGAIYIDPQTQTADKCTYCAHRVASSMMPACVVACPVQANIFGDLEDPTSNISKYIQLHQGGVQVRKPEKGTNPHHYYVNAGNVSLNPLASHRVDGHSLFNKITTLPVGGHH